The region TCTGTCTACCCGGAATGAAGCTGCATTGGTTTGGGGAGATAAGGTCCCCAAGAACCCCTTTAAGACAATTAGCGATCACCTTGGTCAAAGTTTTGTAGATCACGTTACAAAGACCAATGGGCCTGTATTGGGAAACAAGGTTAGGCCTATCAATCTTAGGGATCAACACAATCAGAGTGTCATTCAGTTCTTTAATTTTCTCCGGGTTCTGAACGCAATCCTGGATAAAATTGATAACAGAAGGACCAATTATGTCCCACTGAGACTGAAAAAATAGAGGATTCAAACCGTCAGGCCCTGGAGCTTTCAACGCTCCCATGCTAAAAATAGCTGCTTTGATCTCTTCGGCCATAATAGGGGTCATGATATCCGAAAGGGACTCATCAGTTAAGCTAGGAAACGCATTCCTTACGTGGTAGCTAACGGAAACTCCAGGGCTAGTGTACAAGTGACGGAAAAATTCCACCGCCATGCCTTGAAGAAGAACTGGATCTGTGACGAGTTCTCCATCATCATTAGTTAGAGCCTcgattttatttcttttacgGCGAACCATAGTTGCTGTATGAAAGAAACGAGTATTCTTATCACCATTGTTAAGCCAATTGACCCGAGACTTTTGTTTCCAAAGAAGCTCTTCCTGGATCAAGACACCTTGGTATTCCTTCCACAAGCGGGCTTGCAACTTTTCAAGGTACCGGTTATGGCTCATACGCAATCTATTGTTAATGCCCTCAAGACGTCTCAAGAGTTTCCTCTTAGTTCTACCAATCTCCCCAAACACATTGTTATTCCACTCAACAACATCATCCCGAAACGCTTCTGAGGCTAGGAGCCAAGTCCCATGGTTCTCCCAGGAAGATTTGACCAGACGAGGAAAGTCATCATGAGTGAGCCAAGCTGCTAAAAATCTGAAGGGACGTTGGGTAGCATCCCTCGGACAAGAACCGAGTTGGAGGAGAAGAGGCTTGTGATCAGATTTTAGTTTGGGGAGATGAAAAATCGATGCTTCAGGGAACGAAGTAAGCCAGCTTGAGTTACCAAGGGCCCAATCTAATCGCTCCTTAACCCCACGACCCTCCCAGGTAAAGGGGGGGCCTTTGAAGCCTAAATCAGAAAGGAGGCAATCATCTAAACAATCCCTGAACTTCCTCATATTAAGGAGATTAGGCTGACCACCCCCTATCTTATCAGATGCATGGAGGTAGCTATTAAAGTCTCCCATAGCTATCCAAGGTTCCGTTATATGAGGGGCTGTAAGGCGAAGTTCCTGCCAAAGATATTCCCTAATAGAAGCATTAGGGCTACCATAGACGAAAGAGACGCGAAAACTAGGGAGATTATTCCTTGGAGAGACGCGAAGGTGCACACACTGGCGATGGAATTAAATAGGCTCTACAACACCCCATTGCTTGTTCCACATGATCCAAATACCACCTGAAAAGCCCTCAGATTCCACAACAAAGCACTCATCAAAGCCAATAGACTTCATGATTCTGGGGAGATGAGACGCAGAACTAACTCTAGGTTCAAAGATTGCCACACACGAGACATTATGCCTACAAATAACATCTTTAAGGAGAAGAGAAACTCCATTCGCTGCAGCTCCTCTAATGTTCCAGCTAAGAATGTtgtaaaacattaaaaaaccAATAGGGTTGGTAAGAGAAGCTCTCAGGAGCTTTTTTGTGACCTAGGAGACATACTCCTATCTCTCTCCCTAGGAGAAAGAATCGACTTCCCAACCGGGGACTTGGAAGAACTGGCATCCCTAGATGATTGGCCTCTTGGATCAACCTGAGACTGGTCACGCGGAGAACGACAGGCTTTCATCTTTGTATGCTTCAAAGACGAAGAGTGAGTGGGACCCATCTTTGGCGTGATATTGAATGTGTTGGAGGTGACGTCAGCCCTTGCTTGGTGACGGTCCTTCCCACTTAACCCAGGGATGACTTGATCTGATGATGCGCCGCCAGAGAAAGTGGAATGAGTTACCACTTTTCCTGCCATGGTGGGCCCCTGCTTGAGAGATTCAAGCGGATTCTCCCAGATCTTGGGATCCACACTAGGATTAATAGTGTCACCTAATGGAGACTGCTCAATGATTGGAGCCACAATCACTGGCCCATTAGGTCCCACGTGAGAATCATTTATAGTGTAATGATTGCCAGGAATATTTTTCCCTGAAAGTGAGGGAGAGTTTTGAATATCCCCGACGATACCGGAATTTTTGTCCCCAATTACCGGGCTTGCCTGGTTCTCGTCGAGGTCCATGTGTTCCAGGGCTGAGAACCTAGTTCCGCTGCCGAAGCCACCAACAGGTTTGACAGGGTGACCCATCCCGTTCGTCCGTTTTGAGGTGAACCGCGCCGGCTTCTTAGCGATCATCCAGGGGCCAAAGTCATCCCCATTGGCAACCTTATTGGTAGGATTAGTCGTGGTCGGAGCAATGATGGTTTGGTGGTTTTCACTTACAGAGGCCACGAAGCAAGCCTCTTTCTTGTGCCCAAACCGACCACACTCGAAGCAAATCAGACTCAACCCTTCGTACTCGATTTTGAATTCCTCATCCTCAAACATGAACTTGGAGACCAGCGTCTTACGAAGATCCACTTCTACACAGATCCTAGCAAAGCGAGCGCGCTCCATCGTAGCGCCTTGCTGCCCTTTTCCAGCCATAGTCTTCCATGTATGGTCGTCGACCTTAACAAATCTGCCCACATTCTTACCTATCTCATGGAGAACTTCTTGGTCATAGCACTCCACAGGGAAGCCCGGCACCCTGATCCAAACAGCCACACGTGTAAGTTCCCCTTTAGAAGGGATGAACATCGGCCTCCATTGTTGAACAACGAGGTAATGACCCATTATCATCCATGGACCACCGGTGAACACATGGGCATAATCGACTCGGTTAGCAAAGCGAACAACATAGAAGTCGAAGTCTAGATCAATGACCTCCATCTCCCCTGCGGGATGCCAGAGTTTGCTCAACCGATCCTTCATCAAGCCCAGACCCACCCGTTTGCCGAGGAGCTTCACTATGATGGAGTTCTGCCATGGTTTACGCAGCTCTTTCCTCTTTTCCTTTGAGATTCTTATGACAGGACATAGGGGGTTACCTTGCGCAGCATCCTTCCCTGCCCTTTCTGAGTCGCTTTCCTCTGAATCTGAGAGGAAACCTTCCATAGGCACATCGTCATCTTCTGATTCCTCCCCTCCATTCACGCCGAGGCAAACATCTTTATACGAAACTATCCGGCGATCCCCCGTGGCCCTTGGCGGTGGACCTGGAGCTTGGACTTGAGCCCCTCCTCCGTGATCGTCTTCCGGTGAGCCACCGGATTCATTCATCGTAGGCGGTAAACCAGAGAAACCCTAGGAGAGCGTTTTTatatcgtttttttttttgaacttaggAAGTACTATATTTAAAGAAATTATgaaggaattaaaaaaaaaaaactctacaattttattttgatttttgacacatcataaaattaaaaaattgaaacttgCATATTAATGGATGCCATTGCTATCTTATCTTAAGACTGTGGACTCCAATGCCCCGACATCCAGCGCGTATAATAATTAGAGCTTGTCTCAAGCTTCATGATCACGCATCATTGTTTTAAGGAACCTTCGGCATGCGGCAATCATGGAATTTAGCCATTTCACGTGAATATTCATGAATAATTGTTGTCATCACTACTTCTAACCTCACCTTCGGTCTTTAACTCTTTTTTACATAAAAAtccaataaacacttaacactaTATTGTCTTCTTTTAAACGTACTAATAAATACTCTATTAAGTTTGTGTACCTTTTGCCCACAAATGATAACTTAAGTGTTAAGAGTTATAGAATATGTGAATTGGCGGGGGAGATTCATGATCAAAGTCCGGAGGGTGCAATACTAAAAAATATACTTCTTGCACTCACCACCGTTTGTGCAATTTATTCTTAACCGGATTTaatggttaaatatgttttataggcaatttacttttaattagttctctcaaaataacaaaaaattaagaaaagtagttaccaacaataaatttatgaaatgaTTAATCCTCCGTCTCTATTTATAAGTTAAAATATGAGAATTTTTTCctcaaaatataagtcactttataaTACCAAtgaaatatttacgtttttttttttaaacttaccctcatatttaaataaaaaagatagtgtgattttaaaaaattcttaAATTGGCGAGAAAATTAGGTAAGTAAAAGTTACTTATAATAGTTGGGGTGGGGGTATTGATTACTCATATTCTTGGGGAAATTGCGACAATTTTAATATTGTACCTTTGATCAAATTAAAattggtggtggcggcggccataggggtggcggtggttgtggggggtggtggtggtgtgtgGTGGTGGGGGACGAGAGTAAGAGGAAAAAAGTAAGaagagaggagagaaaatgtgAGGAGGGggtgagttttttttatattttttttattaaggataTTTAAGTAATTTTACACTTTTTTAGGGGTCTGAATAACTgtgggggtctgaataacaattctcaaTTCATAAATGCACAACACATGTTATATGTTTATTAACTGTTCCCCTCGcttgctaaaaaatatcaatatcCAATCACAGAATTAGCTGGATATTACTAGGATTATTGGCATATAACATCAATTTAGTTAGTGAATTTACAACCATACAGGAATTGAATTCATTGAATTGGACAAAATAGACAGTAAGGAGAATTCAAGAGCAAGCAAATGACCATCTTATCAAACATACAGGCTAACATGGTTCTGTTCCCTTGCCAGACGTAGAAAGTGAGTTTTATCCCAATCATCAAATCATATGAGTTGAACCTTATCGCAAATATTTAAAGGAATGATTATTTATGTACCAATTGTGTTCGTTTTTGTCAGTGGAAAACTATTGGTGTCTATACATCTATAGAAATATATTTAGGCACATAATCCATATGATTACTAACAATATTCCTCACAAAAATAATGTGCACATAGATACAAATATCATTGCACGGATTGATAGCAATACTTATTTTATCCTTTTTTtaacaatttatattttattggtTGAAATTTAATGTGAGTTACTAAAAGTGAGATCTATATTTTGAATATACCCTTTGtgaatttttatgttatttttcaaaACAGACATGACAGGAATTTTACAAATAAATAGATGAATGTTAGAAAAAGACTGTCAAAATAAGTTTTGATATGAGGTAGATATAAAACTAATCTTTTGATGCTTTGAGATTAGTGTTGATATCATTTTTTCATAACATTACACACtaagaaaatttgattttttgagGTGCATATAATTGCTTTCGCAATTTCGAGTCGAGCAGAGTCACTACAAACGACAAAACTCCTCATATTAAGTACTTAACGTAGTTGCAGACTGCATCTACAAGAACTCAAACCTAAAACCATTGCACAACCATGTGTCAGTTAAACTACGTGCGCTTGGTGGTACTAAGAAAACTTGATAAGATTTAatcaaatttattaaaaattaataagtaTTAAATAAAGTACgaaaaacacttttttttaaagaaggGCCTAAGATCGAAAAAATAAACTACACACGGGTAGGCCGAGGGAACGAAACACCCGAAGCATCATACATAagtaagttggaacaactaggCGGAGGACGCTCCAAAACATGATTTCTAAGCACTAGGTCATGGACGCAAAGGAACTCCCAATTCAACTCCTTTCAAGCTCGAATATGATTAACAAGGTCACCATAGGAGTCGCTCGGGTCGCAGCTGTTATTGATGAGAACGACTCCAACACTCTAATCACTCTCAACAATCACCTTAGTCCTTAGGGAAGCCTCTGCTCTGCCCACAAAACATTAGAAGTCCCCATGTTCCGGCAAAACCCAAACAACCATCGACCACTGAAATCCCTTTCAACTACCACAAGCCGCCATGCTCAAAGGCCCTCGCACCAAACCATCGGTATTGCACTTGGCCCATATAGGATGAGGAGACCATCCCACCTGAACCAACTGATAAGCTCTACAACAGGCAAAGAAGCGATATGACTAGTTGCACGACATTGAGAGTGCTCGGGACCATGTCATCAAGAGAAGGAGACCGAAGCTCGAGACCGCACCGGCTCCCACCATCCAAATAAACATTAATCTGAAAAGCCAATAAAAGCACAGCtcagcttttttttttccttaaaaaattaCAGGtgtgtataatttttttataaatataacaaACACATACCTATTTAATTGAAAAGGCAAATGAAGTGCTTTAATGAGTATTGATTAAacttaaaaaaagataaataattGATGAAATTTCTTAATCACTGCCCAACTTATTTAGTTATTAATAGAATCCTAAGATACATTAATTTGCATAAAAAGGTtaagaaaaagaataaaaagcAAAAGGAAAAGCAAAACAAAGCAACCACACTGCAAAgattcttgtttcttcttctttctccgaAAGCGAAGGGGAGGGAAAGCGTGCATTACATGTTATAATGAGAACCAGGAATCACTTTTAAACATAGAATTTCCCAAAGGGTCTTCCTTGGTTCCCAATATGCCCTT is a window of Lotus japonicus ecotype B-129 chromosome 5, LjGifu_v1.2 DNA encoding:
- the LOC130719039 gene encoding uncharacterized protein LOC130719039, with the translated sequence MNESGGSPEDDHGGGAQVQAPGPPPRATGDRRIVSYKDVCLGVNGGEESEDDDVPMEGFLSDSEESDSERAGKDAAQGNPLCPVIRISKEKRKELRKPWQNSIIVKLLGKRVGLGLMKDRLSKLWHPAGEMEVIDLDFDFYVVRFANRVDYAHVFTGGPWMIMGHYLVVQQWRPMFIPSKGELTRVAVWIRVPGFPVECYDQEVLHEIGKNVGRFVKVDDHTWKTMAGKGQQGATMERARFARICVEVDLRKTLVSKFMFEDEEFKIEYEGLSLICFECGRFGHKKEACFVASVSENHQTIIAPTTTNPTNKVANGDDFGPWMIAKKPARFTSKRTNGMGHPVKPVGGFGSGTRFSALEHMDLDENQASPVIGDKNSGIVGDIQNSPSLSGKNIPGNHYTINDSHVGPNGPVIVAPIIEQSPLGDTINPSVDPKIWENPLESLKQGPTMAGKVVTHSTFSGGASSDQVIPGLSGKDRHQARADVTSNTFNITPKMGPTHSSSLKHTKMKACRSPRDQSQVDPRGQSSRDASSSKSPVGKSILSPRERDRSMSPSWNIRGAAANGVSLLLKDVICRHNVSCVAIFEPRVSSASHLPRIMKSIGFDECFVVESEGFSGGIWIMWNKQWGVVEPI